In Streptococcus oralis, a single window of DNA contains:
- a CDS encoding SDR family NAD(P)-dependent oxidoreductase — protein sequence MRTIIITGASGGLAQEMVKLLPNDQLILLGRNKEKLAQLYGNQPNVEWIEIDITDDSAIEALVADLYLRYGKIDVLINNAGYGIFEEFDQISDQDIHQMFEVNTFALMNLSRRLGARMKENRKGHIINIVSMAGLIATSKSSLYSATKFASIGFSNALRLELMPYGVYLTTVNPGPIRTAFFDQADPDGTYLKSVDRFLLEPDAVARKIVRIIGKNKRELNLPVLLNLAHKFYTLFPKLADKLAGETFNYK from the coding sequence ATGCGCACCATCATCATCACTGGGGCTAGCGGTGGCTTAGCCCAAGAAATGGTCAAACTCTTGCCAAATGACCAACTCATCTTACTAGGTAGAAACAAGGAAAAATTAGCTCAACTCTACGGAAATCAACCTAATGTGGAATGGATTGAAATCGACATTACTGATGACTCAGCCATAGAAGCTCTGGTAGCTGACCTCTATCTCCGTTATGGCAAGATTGATGTCTTGATTAACAACGCTGGTTACGGGATTTTTGAGGAATTTGACCAGATTTCTGATCAAGACATTCATCAGATGTTTGAGGTCAATACCTTTGCTCTGATGAATCTGTCTCGTCGTCTTGGAGCTCGCATGAAAGAAAATCGAAAAGGCCATATCATCAATATCGTCAGCATGGCAGGTTTGATAGCGACTAGCAAGTCCAGTCTCTATTCGGCGACCAAGTTTGCGTCTATTGGATTTTCAAACGCTTTGCGCCTCGAACTGATGCCCTATGGTGTCTATCTAACGACGGTTAATCCAGGACCGATTCGTACTGCCTTTTTTGACCAGGCAGACCCAGATGGGACCTACCTCAAGTCGGTTGACCGCTTTCTCTTAGAACCAGATGCAGTCGCTAGAAAGATTGTCAGAATCATAGGAAAAAACAAACGGGAACTCAATCTCCCAGTTTTGTTGAACCTAGCCCATAAGTTTTATACCCTCTTTCCCAAGTTAGCTGATAAGTTGGCAGGGGAGACTTTTAATTATAAGTAA
- the rnz gene encoding ribonuclease Z: MDIQFLGTGAGQPSKARNVSSLALKLLDEINEVWLFDCGEGTQNRILETTIRPRKVSKIFITHLHGDHIFGLPGFLSSRAFQANEEQTDLDIYGPQGIKSFVLTSLRVSGSRLPYRIHFHEFDQDSLGKILETDKFTVYAEELDHTIFCVGYRVMQKDLEGTLDAERLRAAGVPFGPLFGKIKNGQDVVLEDGTEIKAADYISAPRPGKIITILGDTRKTNASVRLAVNADVLVHESTYGKGDEKIARNHGHSTNMQAAQVAAEAGAKRLLLNHISARFLSKDISQLKKDAATVFENVHVVKDLEEVEL; encoded by the coding sequence ATGGATATTCAATTTTTAGGAACAGGGGCTGGTCAGCCCTCTAAAGCCCGCAACGTTTCAAGTCTCGCATTGAAACTCTTGGACGAGATTAACGAAGTCTGGCTCTTTGACTGTGGAGAAGGAACGCAAAATCGCATTCTGGAAACCACGATTCGACCACGGAAGGTCAGCAAAATCTTTATCACCCACCTGCATGGAGATCATATCTTTGGCTTGCCAGGATTCCTTTCTAGCCGTGCTTTTCAAGCTAATGAAGAGCAGACAGATTTGGACATTTATGGACCACAAGGGATCAAGTCATTTGTCTTAACCAGCCTTCGTGTGTCGGGTTCTCGTCTGCCTTATCGCATTCATTTTCATGAGTTTGACCAAGATTCTCTAGGGAAAATCCTTGAGACCGATAAATTCACAGTGTATGCAGAGGAGCTGGACCACACTATTTTCTGTGTCGGTTACCGTGTCATGCAAAAGGATTTAGAAGGAACCTTGGATGCTGAAAGACTTAGGGCTGCTGGTGTTCCATTTGGTCCGCTTTTTGGAAAAATCAAAAACGGTCAGGACGTTGTTCTAGAAGACGGAACTGAAATCAAAGCTGCTGACTATATCTCAGCGCCACGTCCAGGTAAGATTATCACCATTCTGGGCGACACCCGAAAAACCAATGCCAGTGTGCGTCTAGCTGTCAATGCAGATGTTCTTGTCCATGAGTCGACTTATGGCAAGGGAGATGAAAAAATTGCTCGCAATCACGGTCACTCAACCAATATGCAGGCAGCACAAGTAGCGGCTGAAGCAGGTGCCAAACGCCTCCTACTAAATCATATCAGTGCTCGTTTCCTCTCAAAAGATATCAGCCAGCTCAAGAAAGATGCAGCAACTGTTTTTGAGAATGTCCATGTGGTCAAAGATCTGGAAGAGGTTGAGTTATAA
- a CDS encoding cystathionine beta-lyase has protein sequence MTDIKTLALKYGGYTSLDKVYLDQLLAGKTEQEQLALITPPPSVVNAYFAELYQKKSPEAATDYFAELSQELNLYNAEPSFTFENKPFIRLNLSGKSFGFCYESKGLGRIFSENEEVISDDLLFEIAQIFPHQLVFEESGKIYMKAVGDEKVVSVESLTALTDLESLADGRKRLKGYSQEDLLQEAVAFSGSRYFRSENRTAMLYID, from the coding sequence ATGACTGATATTAAAACCTTGGCTCTAAAATATGGGGGCTATACAAGTCTGGATAAGGTCTATCTGGATCAGCTTCTAGCTGGCAAAACAGAGCAGGAGCAGTTAGCTCTCATCACACCTCCTCCGAGTGTAGTCAATGCCTACTTTGCAGAACTTTATCAGAAAAAGAGTCCTGAAGCTGCGACGGATTACTTTGCAGAACTCAGTCAGGAACTGAACCTCTACAATGCTGAGCCAAGTTTCACCTTTGAAAATAAGCCTTTTATTCGTCTTAATTTATCTGGCAAATCTTTTGGATTTTGCTATGAGAGTAAGGGTCTGGGGCGGATCTTCTCTGAAAATGAAGAGGTAATCTCGGATGACTTGCTCTTTGAAATTGCGCAAATTTTCCCTCATCAACTCGTCTTTGAAGAATCTGGAAAGATTTACATGAAGGCTGTCGGAGATGAGAAAGTTGTTAGTGTGGAGAGTCTCACAGCTTTGACTGATTTGGAAAGTTTGGCAGATGGTCGCAAACGACTCAAAGGCTACAGTCAAGAGGATTTACTGCAAGAAGCTGTTGCTTTTTCTGGCAGTCGCTATTTCCGATCGGAAAATCGCACAGCCATGTTATATATTGATTAA
- the hflX gene encoding GTPase HflX, which translates to MIETEKKEERVLLIGVELQGMDNFDLSMEELASLAKTAGAVVVDSYRQKREKYDSKTFVGSGKLEEIARMVDAEEITTVIVNNRLTPRQNVNLEEVLGVKVIDRMQLILDIFAMRARSHEGKLQVHLAQLKYLLPRLVGQGIMLSRQAGGIGSRGPGESQLELNRRSVRNQITDIERQLKVVEKNRATVREKRLESSTFKIGLIGYTNAGKSTIMNTLTSKTQYEADELFATLDATTKSIHLGGNLQVTLTDTVGFIQDLPTELVSSFKSTLEESKHVDLLVHVIDASNPYHEEHEKTVLSIMKDLNMEDIPRLTLYNKADLVEDFTPTQTPYALISAKSEDSREQLQALFLEKIKNIFEVFTLRVPFSKSYKIHDLESVAILEDFDYQDDGEVITGYISEKNKWRLEEFYD; encoded by the coding sequence ATGATTGAAACGGAGAAAAAAGAGGAGCGAGTTCTGCTGATTGGTGTGGAATTACAGGGCATGGACAATTTTGACCTCTCTATGGAAGAATTGGCCAGTCTAGCCAAGACAGCTGGGGCAGTCGTAGTCGATAGCTACAGGCAAAAACGGGAAAAGTATGACTCCAAGACCTTTGTCGGTTCTGGTAAGTTGGAAGAGATTGCGCGGATGGTTGATGCAGAAGAAATTACCACAGTCATTGTCAATAACCGCTTAACTCCACGGCAAAATGTCAATCTAGAAGAAGTTCTGGGTGTCAAGGTGATTGACCGTATGCAGTTGATTTTGGATATCTTTGCCATGCGGGCTCGTAGCCACGAAGGGAAACTTCAAGTGCATTTGGCCCAGCTTAAGTACCTCTTACCTCGCTTGGTTGGTCAGGGAATTATGCTCAGCCGTCAGGCAGGGGGAATTGGTTCTCGTGGTCCAGGTGAGAGTCAGTTGGAACTGAACCGACGTAGTGTTCGCAATCAAATCACAGATATCGAGCGTCAGCTCAAGGTGGTTGAGAAAAATCGGGCCACAGTCAGAGAAAAACGCTTGGAGTCAAGTACCTTTAAGATTGGTTTGATTGGTTACACCAATGCTGGGAAATCAACCATCATGAACACCTTGACCAGTAAGACCCAGTATGAAGCAGACGAGCTCTTTGCGACCCTGGATGCGACGACCAAGAGCATCCATCTAGGGGGTAATCTTCAGGTTACCTTGACTGATACGGTTGGGTTTATCCAAGATTTGCCAACAGAATTGGTGTCCAGTTTTAAGTCAACCTTGGAAGAAAGCAAGCATGTGGATCTACTAGTTCATGTCATCGATGCCAGCAATCCTTACCACGAGGAGCATGAGAAAACAGTCCTCTCCATCATGAAAGACTTGAATATGGAGGATATTCCTCGTTTGACCCTTTATAATAAAGCGGATTTGGTTGAGGATTTCACGCCGACTCAAACGCCTTATGCCCTCATTTCTGCCAAGTCTGAGGATAGTCGTGAGCAGTTGCAAGCATTGTTTTTGGAGAAGATCAAGAATATTTTTGAAGTCTTTACCCTGCGCGTGCCTTTTTCAAAATCCTACAAGATTCATGATTTGGAAAGTGTGGCGATTCTTGAAGATTTTGACTACCAAGATGATGGAGAAGTGATTACAGGCTACATTTCCGAGAAAAATAAATGGAGGTTAGAGGAATTTTATGACTGA
- the miaA gene encoding tRNA (adenosine(37)-N6)-dimethylallyltransferase MiaA produces the protein MKTKIIVIVGPTAVGKTALAIEVAKRFGGEVVSGDSQQVYRGLNIGTAKASPEEQAAVPHHLIDVREVTESYSAFDFVSEAKKAIEDIQSRGKLAIIAGGTGLYIQSLLEGYHLGGETPHEEIVAYRASLEPYSDEELAHLVEQAGLEIPQFNRRRAMRALEIAHFGQDLENQESPYEALIICLDDERSQLYERINRRVDLMFEAGLLDEAKWLFDYYPDVQAAKGIGYKELFPYFRGEQTLEEASESLKQATRRFAKRQLTWFRNRMQVTFYQIGESGVKERILSQIEEFLHD, from the coding sequence ATGAAAACAAAAATAATTGTGATTGTTGGACCGACCGCTGTTGGGAAGACAGCCCTTGCTATTGAAGTAGCCAAGCGCTTTGGTGGAGAGGTGGTCAGTGGTGACAGTCAGCAAGTATACAGAGGGTTGAATATTGGGACGGCCAAGGCTAGCCCAGAGGAGCAAGCAGCTGTTCCTCATCATTTGATTGATGTCAGAGAGGTGACCGAGTCTTACTCGGCTTTTGATTTTGTTTCAGAAGCTAAGAAGGCTATTGAGGATATTCAAAGCCGTGGCAAGCTAGCCATTATCGCTGGTGGAACTGGACTTTATATCCAGAGCTTGCTTGAAGGCTATCATCTAGGTGGGGAAACACCTCATGAGGAGATTGTAGCTTATCGGGCTAGTTTGGAGCCTTATTCAGATGAGGAATTAGCCCATCTTGTGGAGCAAGCAGGTCTTGAAATTCCCCAGTTTAATCGTCGTCGTGCCATGCGTGCCTTGGAAATTGCCCATTTTGGTCAGGATTTGGAAAATCAGGAAAGTCCTTATGAAGCTTTGATTATTTGCTTGGATGATGAACGCAGTCAGCTTTATGAACGTATCAACCGTCGAGTAGATCTGATGTTTGAGGCTGGACTTTTGGATGAGGCTAAGTGGCTTTTTGACTATTATCCAGATGTGCAGGCTGCTAAAGGCATTGGCTACAAGGAACTCTTCCCTTATTTTCGAGGAGAGCAAACTCTTGAGGAAGCAAGCGAGAGTCTCAAACAGGCGACCCGCCGTTTTGCTAAGCGTCAGTTGACCTGGTTCCGTAATCGCATGCAGGTGACCTTTTATCAGATAGGAGAGTCTGGTGTGAAGGAGCGCATTCTAAGCCAGATTGAGGAGTTTTTACATGATTGA
- a CDS encoding DUF3042 family protein encodes MAKGFAKGLVTGVAGTVAAVAGAVYAIKKKVIEPEEQKAAFIEENRKKAARRRVSH; translated from the coding sequence ATGGCTAAAGGATTCGCTAAAGGTCTTGTAACAGGTGTCGCAGGAACTGTCGCTGCTGTTGCAGGTGCAGTATACGCAATTAAAAAGAAAGTGATTGAGCCAGAAGAGCAAAAAGCAGCTTTCATCGAAGAAAACCGCAAAAAAGCAGCTCGCCGCCGCGTATCACATTAA
- a CDS encoding thymidylate synthase: protein MTKADTIFKENIERILKDGVFSEQARPKYKDGTVANSKYVTGAFAEYDLAKGEFPITTLRPIAIKSAIKEVLWIYQDQSNCLEVLNSKYNVHYWNDWEVGDTGTIGERYGAVVKKHDIINKILKQLEENPWNRRNIISLWDYQAFEETDGLLPCAFQTMFDVRRVDGEIYLDATLTQRSNDMLVAHHINAMQYVALQMMIAKHFGWKVGKFFYFINNLHIYDNQFEQAQELLRREPSNCQPRLVLNVPDGTNFFDIKAEDFELVDYDPVKPQLKFDLAI from the coding sequence ATGACAAAAGCTGATACGATTTTTAAAGAAAATATTGAACGAATCCTCAAAGACGGTGTCTTTTCTGAACAAGCACGTCCCAAGTACAAGGATGGGACTGTTGCCAACTCCAAGTACGTAACTGGTGCCTTTGCCGAGTATGACTTGGCTAAGGGGGAATTTCCCATTACAACCTTGCGTCCGATTGCAATCAAATCCGCCATCAAGGAAGTGCTCTGGATCTACCAAGATCAGTCTAATTGCCTAGAAGTGCTAAATAGCAAGTACAATGTTCACTACTGGAATGACTGGGAAGTGGGAGATACAGGAACCATTGGTGAGCGCTACGGTGCAGTTGTTAAGAAACACGACATCATCAATAAGATTCTCAAACAATTGGAAGAAAATCCTTGGAACCGCCGCAATATTATCTCTCTCTGGGATTACCAAGCTTTTGAAGAGACAGACGGCCTCCTTCCATGCGCCTTTCAGACCATGTTTGATGTCCGTCGAGTAGATGGAGAAATCTATCTGGATGCGACCTTGACCCAGCGTTCGAATGATATGTTGGTGGCCCACCACATTAACGCTATGCAGTATGTGGCTCTTCAAATGATGATTGCCAAGCATTTCGGCTGGAAGGTTGGGAAGTTTTTCTATTTTATCAACAACCTTCATATCTATGATAATCAGTTTGAACAAGCTCAGGAATTGCTCCGTCGTGAGCCGTCAAACTGCCAACCACGCTTGGTTTTAAATGTTCCTGATGGGACTAATTTCTTTGATATCAAAGCGGAAGACTTTGAGTTAGTTGACTATGATCCAGTCAAGCCACAACTGAAGTTTGATTTGGCCATTTAA
- a CDS encoding ROK family glucokinase, whose product MSQKIIGIDLGGTSVKFAILTQEGEIQEKWSIKTNILDEGSHIVDDMIESIQHRLDLLGLSATDFRGIGMGSPGVVDREKGTVIGAYNLNWKTLQPIKEKIEKALGIPFFIDNDANVAALGERWMGAGDNQPDVVFMTLGTGVGGGIVAEGKLLHGVAGAAGELGHITVDFDQPIACTCGKKGCLETVASATGIVNLTRRYADEYEGDAALKRLIDDGEEVTAKTVFDLAKEGDDLALIVYRNFSRYLGIACANIGSILNPSTIVIGGGVSAAGEFLLQGVQKVYDENTFPQVRTSTKLALATLGNDAGVIGAASLVLQ is encoded by the coding sequence ATGAGTCAAAAGATTATTGGGATTGACCTTGGTGGAACATCTGTCAAGTTCGCAATTTTAACTCAAGAGGGAGAAATCCAAGAAAAATGGTCTATTAAGACCAATATTTTGGACGAAGGAAGCCATATTGTAGATGATATGATTGAGTCTATTCAGCATCGTTTGGACTTGCTTGGATTGTCAGCTACGGATTTCCGAGGTATTGGAATGGGATCACCTGGTGTGGTTGACCGTGAAAAAGGGACTGTTATCGGTGCCTACAACCTCAACTGGAAAACCCTTCAACCGATTAAAGAAAAGATTGAAAAAGCCTTGGGGATTCCATTCTTCATTGATAATGATGCCAACGTAGCTGCTCTTGGTGAGCGCTGGATGGGGGCAGGCGACAACCAACCGGACGTTGTCTTTATGACACTTGGTACTGGTGTTGGTGGTGGTATCGTGGCAGAAGGCAAATTGCTTCACGGTGTTGCTGGTGCGGCAGGTGAGCTTGGCCATATCACTGTTGACTTTGACCAACCAATCGCATGTACCTGTGGTAAAAAAGGCTGTCTTGAGACAGTTGCTTCTGCAACAGGGATTGTCAACTTGACTCGTCGATATGCAGATGAATACGAAGGCGATGCGGCCTTGAAACGCTTGATAGACGACGGTGAAGAAGTAACAGCCAAAACTGTTTTTGACCTTGCAAAAGAAGGGGACGACCTTGCCTTGATCGTTTACCGTAACTTCTCACGTTACTTGGGAATCGCATGTGCTAACATCGGTTCCATCCTCAACCCATCAACAATCGTTATCGGTGGTGGGGTGTCAGCAGCGGGAGAATTCCTTCTACAAGGTGTTCAAAAGGTTTACGACGAAAATACCTTCCCACAAGTACGCACATCCACAAAATTGGCTCTTGCAACTCTAGGAAATGACGCTGGAGTTATCGGTGCGGCATCACTTGTATTGCAATAA
- a CDS encoding Ltp family lipoprotein yields the protein MKKSKKILVTSLATATLGLIALSDTTGDFPFSAQHVSAQEKDASKNGKVVKENTTSASNQAEKSKTPAQNPAEKPKTPAPKPEPKPAPKPAPKPAEKPKTPAQNPAEKPKNTSPKEDKSKSTAQSGWVGSSYYENGTKVTNKWIFDKKANSYFYLNASGNYVQNAWVGNYYLKSDGKMAKSEWIYDKNYGSYYYLTAEGSYARNAWVGNYYLKSDGKRAKNEWIYDNNYGSYYYLTGEGSYARNTWVGNYYLKSDGKMAKAEWIYDKNYGSYYYLTAEGSYARNKWVGNYYLKSDGKMAKNEWVDGGRYYVGDDGVWQPKPAPKPAPKPAEKPKTPAQKPAEKPKTPAQKPAEKPKTPAQKPAEKPKTPAQKPAEKPKTPAQKPAEKPKTPAQKPAEKPKTPAQKPAEKPKTPAQKPAEKPKTPAQKPAEKAKETTPKQDKSQSKVQSGWVGNYYLKSDGKRAKNEWVDGGRYYVDSDGKKVKSDWIYDKNYGSYYYLTAEGSYARNKWVGNYYLKSDGKMAKNEWVDGGRYYVESDGKMARDKWVDGGRHYVGYDGVRQPKLDGKQYNAALKTAQDYNRIHLSKKRIYEMLIYEGFNSDTAQYAINHLQADYKANALAKAIGYRKNSNLSETQIYHWLTSPSIDKFTKEEANYAIQKLNLPSEGSYPRNKWVGDYYYKSDGKLAKNEWVDGGRYYVDSKGKMVRDKWVDGGRHYVGYDGVRQPKLDGKQYNAALKTAQDYNRIHLSKKRIYEMLIYEGFNSDTAQYAINHLQADYKANALAKARGYRKHNNLSKTQIYHWLTSPSIDKFTKEEANYAIQHLGD from the coding sequence ATGAAAAAATCAAAAAAAATTTTAGTAACCAGCTTAGCAACTGCAACACTGGGACTGATTGCATTATCAGATACAACTGGAGACTTTCCTTTTTCGGCTCAGCATGTTTCTGCTCAAGAAAAGGATGCATCTAAAAATGGTAAGGTTGTAAAAGAGAATACAACTTCGGCATCAAATCAAGCTGAAAAATCAAAAACACCAGCGCAAAATCCTGCTGAGAAACCAAAAACACCAGCACCGAAACCAGAACCAAAACCAGCGCCAAAGCCAGCGCCGAAACCAGCTGAGAAACCGAAAACACCAGCGCAAAACCCTGCTGAGAAACCTAAAAATACAAGTCCTAAAGAGGATAAGTCCAAATCTACAGCTCAGTCTGGTTGGGTAGGCTCATCGTACTATGAAAATGGTACTAAAGTTACTAATAAGTGGATTTTTGATAAAAAAGCTAATTCTTATTTCTATCTAAATGCTTCGGGAAACTATGTCCAAAATGCTTGGGTAGGCAATTACTATCTTAAATCAGATGGTAAAATGGCTAAGAGTGAATGGATTTATGATAAAAACTATGGATCCTATTATTATCTGACCGCAGAAGGTAGCTACGCTCGAAACGCATGGGTAGGTAATTACTATCTAAAATCAGACGGGAAAAGAGCTAAAAATGAATGGATTTATGACAATAACTATGGGTCATACTATTATTTAACAGGAGAAGGCAGCTACGCTCGCAACACATGGGTAGGCAATTACTATCTTAAATCAGATGGTAAGATGGCTAAAGCTGAGTGGATTTATGACAAAAACTATGGATCCTATTATTATCTAACAGCAGAAGGCAGCTACGCTCGCAACAAATGGGTAGGCAATTACTATCTAAAATCAGATGGTAAGATGGCCAAAAATGAATGGGTAGATGGTGGTCGTTATTATGTAGGAGACGATGGTGTGTGGCAACCAAAACCAGCGCCAAAGCCAGCACCAAAACCAGCTGAGAAACCGAAAACGCCAGCACAAAAACCTGCTGAGAAACCGAAAACACCAGCGCAAAAACCTGCTGAGAAACCGAAAACACCAGCACAAAAACCTGCTGAGAAACCGAAAACGCCAGCACAAAAACCTGCTGAGAAACCAAAAACACCAGCACAAAAACCTGCTGAGAAACCGAAAACGCCAGCACAAAAACCTGCTGAGAAACCAAAAACACCAGCACAAAAACCTGCTGAGAAACCAAAAACACCAGCACAAAAACCTGCTGAGAAACCGAAAACACCAGCACAAAAACCTGCTGAAAAAGCTAAAGAAACAACTCCTAAACAGGATAAATCACAATCTAAAGTTCAGTCTGGCTGGGTAGGAAATTACTACCTCAAATCAGATGGAAAGAGAGCTAAAAATGAATGGGTAGATGGTGGTCGTTATTATGTTGATTCTGATGGAAAAAAGGTTAAAAGTGACTGGATTTATGATAAAAACTATGGTTCATATTATTATCTAACAGCAGAAGGCAGCTACGCTCGCAACAAATGGGTAGGAAATTATTACCTCAAATCAGATGGAAAGATGGCCAAGAATGAATGGGTAGATGGTGGCCGTTATTATGTTGAATCAGATGGTAAAATGGCTAGGGATAAATGGGTAGATGGTGGCCGTCACTATGTAGGATACGATGGTGTGCGGCAACCAAAACTAGATGGGAAGCAGTACAATGCTGCTTTAAAGACAGCACAAGATTATAATAGGATTCATTTGTCAAAAAAAAGAATTTATGAGATGTTAATTTATGAAGGTTTTAATAGTGACACTGCACAATATGCTATCAATCATTTGCAAGCAGACTATAAGGCGAATGCCTTAGCTAAAGCAATAGGATACCGAAAAAATAGCAATCTCTCAGAAACGCAAATTTATCACTGGCTAACTTCTCCTAGTATTGACAAATTTACCAAAGAAGAAGCCAACTATGCTATTCAAAAACTTAATCTACCATCAGAAGGCAGCTATCCTCGCAATAAATGGGTAGGAGATTATTATTATAAATCAGATGGAAAGTTGGCCAAGAATGAATGGGTAGATGGCGGTCGTTACTATGTTGATTCTAAAGGCAAAATGGTAAGGGATAAATGGGTAGATGGTGGCCGTCACTATGTAGGATACGATGGTGTGCGGCAACCAAAACTAGATGGGAAGCAGTACAATGCTGCTTTAAAGACAGCACAAGATTATAATAGGATTCATTTGTCAAAAAAAAGAATTTATGAGATGTTAATTTATGAAGGTTTTAATAGTGACACTGCACAATATGCTATCAATCATTTGCAAGCAGACTATAAGGCGAATGCCTTAGCTAAAGCAAGAGGATACCGAAAACATAACAATCTCTCAAAAACGCAAATTTATCACTGGCTAACTTCTCCTAGTATTGACAAATTTACCAAAGAAGAAGCAAACTATGCCATTCAACATTTAGGTGACTAA